In Chelonia mydas isolate rCheMyd1 chromosome 10, rCheMyd1.pri.v2, whole genome shotgun sequence, a single window of DNA contains:
- the NDE1 gene encoding nuclear distribution protein nudE homolog 1, which produces MEDLEGNHFNSVEEETSYWKELAMKYKQCAENTQEELREFQEGSREYEAELETQLQQTEFRNRDLLSENNRLRMELESIKEKIEMQHSEGYQQISALEDDLAQTTAIKDQLQKYIRELEQANDDLERAKRATIMSLEDFEQRLNQAIERNAFLESELDEKENLLESVQRLKDEARDLRQELAVQQKQEKPKTPIQSTREAERTDTAVQATLSVPSTPAVHRGPNVSISTPGTFRRGFEDSYSRTPLTPAARISALNIVGDLLRKVGALESKLASCRNFVYDQSPSRPAMSSSMYLNKSRDGLEKRLSSSHMPLSGNGLGKRLEFGTRPSNIPASVAHSPQGVVQMLL; this is translated from the exons ATGGAAGATTTGGAAGGAAATCACTTCAATTCAGTGGAAGAAGAAACCAGCTACTGGAAAGAACTGGCTATGAAATATAAACAATG TGCAGAAAATACACAGGAGGAACTACGTGAGTTCCAAGAAGGGAGCCGAGAATATGAAGCAGAATTGGAGACCCAGCTGCAACAAACGGAATTCAGAAATCGAGACCTTCTGTCGGAAAACAATCGCCTTCGAATGGAACTGGAGTCAATTAAG GAAAAAATTGAAATGCAACATTCAGAAGGCTACCAGCAGATCTCTGCACTAGAAGATGACCTGGCACAGACGACAGCTATTAAAGATCAACTACAGAAGTACATTCGAGAACTCGAGCAAGCAAATGATGACTTGGAAAGAGCAAAAAG AGCCACTATAATGTCTCTGGAGGACTTCGAACAGCGTTTGAACCAGGCCATTGAAAGAAATGCCTTTCTGGAGAGTGAGCTAGATGAGAAAGAGAACCTCCTGGAATCAGTGCAGCGATTGAAAGATGAAGCCAGAG aCTTAAGGCAAGAACTTGCAGTGCAGCAGAAACAGGAGAAACCCAAAACACCGATACAAAGTACACGGGAGGCAGAAAGAACGGACACAGCCGTGCAAGCGACCTTATCTGTGCCTTCAACTCCTGCAGTTCATAGGGGACCCAATGTCAGTATAAGCACCCCAGGAACGTTTAGAAGAG GTTTTGAGGATAGTTACAGCAGGACTCCTCTCACACCAGCTGCCAGGATATCGGCGCTAAACATTGTGGGAGACTTACTACGGAAAGTAGGG GCTCTGGAATCCAAACTTGCATCTTGTCGAAACTTTGTGTATGACCAGTCTCCAAGCAGACCCGCCATGTCCTCATCCATGTATCTGAACAAGAGCAGAGATGGCCTTGAAAAACGATTGAGCAGTTCCCACATGCCTTTGAGCGGTAACGG GTTAGGGAAGCGCTTGGAGTTCGGAACCCGGCCTTCAAATATTCCTGCGTCCGTGGCACATTCCCCACAGGGTGTTGTCCAGATGTTACTCTGA